A segment of the Leptolyngbya sp. NIES-3755 genome:
ATGTTTCAACAAGAGCATCTGTCGGTTAACAGTAACCTCACAGTCTTGAACCATGTCCAGAAGTGGTTCGAGAGATTCTGGCATCAACATGACCCACACTTTCCCCGGCGTGAGAATCAACTCCACCGTCTCAATCTCGCTTTAGCTGAAGGATTCACAAACGCTGTCCGCCATGCCCACTCCGGACTTTCAAAGGACACCTCGATCGATATTGAGGTCGCCCTACACGACGATCGGATGGAGATCCATATTTGGGATTGGGGGCAACCCTTTGATCCCAACAATATTCGAGAACCCCAGCCAGGAACTCTACAAGAAGGAGGATACGGCTGGTTTTTATTGCGCCGTCTAGCTGATGAAGTGACTTACGATCGCAAAGGACAGCGCAACTGTCTCAAAATTGTCAAGTACACGCCCGACACTCCACCCGCTTAAGTGTCAATTCGTTTTGAGACGGCTAGACTAAGGAAATAGAATTGCTCTGGTTCTGAGTATCGTCCCTATACTGTCCTACCGACAAAAGGCAACCCACAATGAAAGGCTCACGGAATTTTGCTCAATCGCTGTCGCTCACAAGGTTTCGATCGAAAGCAGGTAAAGCTACGATCGTGGGCTGGATGCTGCTTCAGAGTCTCTTAATGAGTGCTCCAGCGATGGCTCAAGCCCGTGAAACCTTGAGCTATACCGGATTACTGAAAAAAATTGATGCGGGTGAAGTTGAGCGCGTCGAAATTGATGAAGCTCAGAACATCGCAAGAGTTCGACTGCAAGGAAAGAGTAAGAACGATCCCCCAGTCGAAGTGCAATTACTCGATCGCAATCCAGAACTCATCGATCGACTTCGCAAAAATAAAGTCACGTTTGAGTCTGACCCGACCGCAGATAATAGCGTTGTCGTTGGACTCATTGCGAATCTGCTTCTATTTATGTTGCTGATTGCTGGATTGTTGCTGATTCTACGTCGATCGAGCAATTCTCCGGGTGGTCCTGGACAAGCGATGAGCTTCGGAAAATCCCGCGCTCGATTCCAAATGGAAGCCAAAACGGGTGTGATGTTTGATGACGTGGCAGGCATTGAAGAAGCGAAGGAAGAACTGCAAGAAGTTGTCACATTTTTGAAGAAGCCCGAACGGTTTACCGCAGTTGGAGCCAGAATTCCAAAGGGCGTTTTATTAGTTGGATCGCCTGGAACAGGTAAGACTTTGTTGGCAAAAGCGATCGCGGGTGAAGCGGGTGTTCCGTTCTTCTCAATCTCTGGTTCTGAATTCGTCGAAATGTTCGTCGGTGTCGGTGCTTCTCGTGTTCGGGACTTGTTTAAGAAAGCGAAAGAGAACGCTCCTTGTATTGTCTTTATCGATGAAATTGATGCGGTCGGACGGCAACGGGGTGCAGGAATTGGAGGCGGAAACGATGAACGTGAACAAACCTTGAACCAATTGCTGACTGAAATGGACGGGTTTGAAGGCAACACCGGAATCATTATTATTGCTGCAACGAACCGCCCGGATGTGTTGGATTCTGCGTTGTTACGTCCGGGACGATTCGATCGACAAATCACGGTCGATTTACCCGATCGCAAAGGTCGCCTGAAAATTCTCGAAGTTCATGCTCGAAACAAGAAGCTTTCAGACGAAGTGGATCTAGAAAAGATTGCTCGTCAAACGCCTGGATTCTCTGGAGCAGAATTATCGAACTTGCTGAATGAAGCGGCAATTCTCACCGCACGTCGTCGGAAAGATGCGATCACGATGCTGGAAATTGATGATGCGATCGACCGAGTCTCGATCGGGCTTGCAAAAAATCCGCTACTGGATTCTACTCGCAAGCGAATGACGGCATATCACGAGATTGGACACGCTTTGTTAACAACGCTTCTGGAGAATGCTGATCCGCTGAACAAAGTCACGATCATTCCTCGTGCAGGCGGAATCGAGGGCTTCTCGCAGACTGTACCAGACGAAGAAACGATCGATAGTGGTCTTTACACTCGTGCTTGGATGCTCGATCGAATTAAAGTAATCCTCGGTGGTCGAGCCGTTGAAGCTGAAGTATTTGGTGAAGATGCGATCGATGCAGGTGCAGCAAGTGACATTGGCAAAGTAACTCAGATTGCCCGACAAATGGTCACAATGTTTGGCATGTCAGATCTGGGTCCCGTTGCTTTTGAGAGTGCAGGTGGCGAGGTATTTTTAGGACGTAGCATGATGCCGCAATCCGAATACTCTGAAGAACTCGCAAGTCAAATCGATCAGAAAGTGCGCGAGATTGCGAAATTCTGTTACGCCGAAGCGCGTCGATTGTTACGTGAGAATCGTCCGTTAGTCGATCGCTTAGTCGATGTCTTGCTCGAACAAGAAACGATCGAGGGCGATCAGTTCCGCAAGATCGTTCAGGAATACCGCGATTCCCTTTCTCAAACTGCCACTGTCGCGAACTAAATCTTTTTCTCAGCCCTTTCGATTCTGAAGGGGCTTTTTCAGATTCATCTTCTTTACAAATCTCAATACAATCTGTTACAGTTTGTAAAGAAATCAAAGACAAAAGTGAGAATACTCCATGAAAAGCGGCTCCATTGTGGACGATCAGGGCAAATTGAACAACTTTGCGATCGAGCCTCAAATGTA
Coding sequences within it:
- a CDS encoding hypothetical protein (hypothetical protein N9414_02296;~similar to AA sequence:cyanobase_aa:LBDG_38100); translated protein: MFQQEHLSVNSNLTVLNHVQKWFERFWHQHDPHFPRRENQLHRLNLALAEGFTNAVRHAHSGLSKDTSIDIEVALHDDRMEIHIWDWGQPFDPNNIREPQPGTLQEGGYGWFLLRRLADEVTYDRKGQRNCLKIVKYTPDTPPA
- a CDS encoding ATP-dependent Zn protease (similar to AA sequence:cyanobase_aa:LBDG_38090), producing the protein MKGSRNFAQSLSLTRFRSKAGKATIVGWMLLQSLLMSAPAMAQARETLSYTGLLKKIDAGEVERVEIDEAQNIARVRLQGKSKNDPPVEVQLLDRNPELIDRLRKNKVTFESDPTADNSVVVGLIANLLLFMLLIAGLLLILRRSSNSPGGPGQAMSFGKSRARFQMEAKTGVMFDDVAGIEEAKEELQEVVTFLKKPERFTAVGARIPKGVLLVGSPGTGKTLLAKAIAGEAGVPFFSISGSEFVEMFVGVGASRVRDLFKKAKENAPCIVFIDEIDAVGRQRGAGIGGGNDEREQTLNQLLTEMDGFEGNTGIIIIAATNRPDVLDSALLRPGRFDRQITVDLPDRKGRLKILEVHARNKKLSDEVDLEKIARQTPGFSGAELSNLLNEAAILTARRRKDAITMLEIDDAIDRVSIGLAKNPLLDSTRKRMTAYHEIGHALLTTLLENADPLNKVTIIPRAGGIEGFSQTVPDEETIDSGLYTRAWMLDRIKVILGGRAVEAEVFGEDAIDAGAASDIGKVTQIARQMVTMFGMSDLGPVAFESAGGEVFLGRSMMPQSEYSEELASQIDQKVREIAKFCYAEARRLLRENRPLVDRLVDVLLEQETIEGDQFRKIVQEYRDSLSQTATVAN